GGTCGCACACCTCCATGCGTACCCCGGCGGCGCCCAGGCGGTCGCGGTTGCGCTCCGCTACCGCCACCGCGGCCGGCGACAGGTCGGAGGCGCCGACCCGCCAGCCGGGCCGTTCCAGGCTCACCGTCACGGCGATGGCGCCGGAGCCAGTGCCCACGTCGTGCACTGCCACCGCGCCGCCGCGCGCGGCGGCCAGGCCATCGCCGGCGCGCAGCGCCGCCTCCACCAGCAGCTCCGTCTCCGGGCGCGGGATCAGCACCGAGCGGTCGACCAGGAACGGGCGGCCGTAGAACTCCTTGCAGCCGCGCAGGTAGGCCACCGGCTCACCGGCCCCGCGCCGCGCCACGAGCCGCCGGAAGCGGTCGCGCGCCGCCGCCGGCAACGGGTCGGGATAGGCCGCGAACAGGCGCTCCTTGGACACCCCGAGCGCGTGCGCAAGCAGCACCACCGCGTCCAGGTAGGGACTGTCCGCGCCGGCGGCGCGCAACCGGTCGCGGCCGGCGAGCACCGCCCCGCGCACCGTCGCCGCCGCCGCCTGCACCGTCACGGCCGCCGCCGGAACCTTCACGACGCCTCCGAGTTCAGGTAGGCGTCGCGTTCGCTCGCCTGCAATGTCTCGACCACCGCTCCCAAGGCACCGAGCAGAATCTCCTCCAGCTTGTACAGCGTCAAGTTCACGCGGTGATCGGTTACCCGGTTCTGCGGGAAATTGTA
This portion of the Spirochaetaceae bacterium genome encodes:
- a CDS encoding peptide chain release factor N(5)-glutamine methyltransferase, yielding MKVPAAAVTVQAAAATVRGAVLAGRDRLRAAGADSPYLDAVVLLAHALGVSKERLFAAYPDPLPAAARDRFRRLVARRGAGEPVAYLRGCKEFYGRPFLVDRSVLIPRPETELLVEAALRAGDGLAAARGGAVAVHDVGTGSGAIAVTVSLERPGWRVGASDLSPAAVAVAERNRDRLGAAGVRMEVCDLLPAAPARWDLVAANLPYLASGEVAALRRRRWPEPELALDGAADGLAPSRRLIDLSIIHI